In uncultured Desulfobacter sp., one DNA window encodes the following:
- the flhB gene encoding flagellar biosynthesis protein FlhB, with translation MAEDPEGGGEKTEDASGRKLKKAREEGQVAKSMEIPSVFVVLAGVTALYVTASFFYQNCVEVFRYNFMFDRVPELNPADLTVMLIYHAKKIFLMCLPVFAAVVVVAVISNLAQVGFQISWKALEPKLTKLNPINGFKQKFSSSSAVEFLKSLVKLGVISVVCYLATRGDFSKLLTLYDNSIAQILLFLFIKSFWIFIKVCLVMILVAILDYAFQKWKFLEDQKMTKKEVKDERKQTEGDPAVKSRIRQLQMAAARKRMMAAVPQADVVVTNPTHLAVALQYDKQKMDAPSVVAKGAGAVAENIKKIARENDVPVVEDKPLARNLYRVVDIGDQVPFEYYQAVAELLAYVYGLKNG, from the coding sequence ATGGCCGAAGATCCAGAAGGCGGCGGCGAGAAGACCGAAGACGCATCGGGGCGAAAACTCAAAAAGGCACGGGAGGAAGGCCAGGTTGCCAAGAGCATGGAAATCCCCTCGGTGTTTGTGGTGCTGGCCGGTGTTACGGCGCTGTATGTCACGGCATCTTTTTTCTACCAGAACTGCGTGGAAGTCTTTCGGTACAACTTTATGTTTGACCGGGTGCCGGAACTGAACCCGGCAGATCTGACGGTCATGCTGATATATCACGCCAAAAAAATATTTTTGATGTGCCTGCCTGTATTTGCAGCCGTAGTTGTTGTGGCCGTGATTTCCAACCTGGCGCAGGTTGGATTTCAGATATCCTGGAAAGCCTTGGAACCCAAATTAACTAAACTGAATCCCATTAACGGGTTTAAACAAAAGTTTTCTTCATCGTCCGCCGTCGAATTTCTTAAATCACTGGTCAAGCTTGGGGTAATCTCAGTGGTCTGTTATCTGGCCACACGGGGTGATTTTTCCAAGTTACTTACCCTGTATGATAACTCCATAGCCCAAATTCTGCTTTTTCTTTTTATTAAATCGTTTTGGATTTTTATAAAAGTCTGCCTTGTCATGATCTTGGTTGCCATACTGGATTATGCGTTCCAGAAATGGAAATTTTTAGAAGACCAGAAGATGACCAAAAAAGAAGTCAAAGATGAACGTAAGCAAACAGAAGGGGATCCGGCTGTTAAATCCAGGATTCGCCAGCTCCAGATGGCCGCAGCCAGAAAACGTATGATGGCGGCCGTACCCCAGGCGGATGTGGTGGTGACCAACCCGACGCACCTTGCCGTGGCATTGCAGTATGACAAACAAAAAATGGATGCCCCGAGCGTTGTGGCCAAAGGCGCAGGTGCCGTGGCCGAAAATATCAAAAAAATTGCCCGGGAAAATGATGTCCCGGTCGTAGAAGATAAGCCGTTGGCCCGAAATTTGTATAGAGTAGTAGATATCGGTGACCAAGTTCCATTTGAATACTATCAGGCTGTGGCGGAACTGCTTGCCTATGTTTATGGGCTTAAGAACGGTTAA